ATATTGATGTGAAGGACAAGAAAGGAGCAGAATTTGCTCCAGCAGGGCACTTCTGCGAGTTAGGCTTCTCCAACTCTGCTTTGTTTGGTCAGCCTTTGCCTTGCACATCATGGTTGCAATCGTTCCCTTCCTGCTCTTGTGCAAATCATTCTGAATGCAACGGCTTCTGAcactccttccttcctgctcagAGAGAATGTCTTCTGCtaaaaagcagggaagaaaggcCAAACACAGAAGCTGATAGAAAAAATGTCTAGtggctgtttttcatttaagtgTTCTCCAGGTTTATTTACTCCTTTCAGGCTTTTCACTGAGTTCAGTCTTTGGAGTTCTTTTCTCCATTGCCTACAGTTCACTGTCGAAAGAGTTGTGATGGCTGGGAGTATTAGTGATAACTGATCtgataaataaacaatattgaAAAGCTAATATTGCCCACTTAGGATTTCCAACTGATGtatagcttttgtttttgtcattgaGTCCTGCAGTCACTGCACATTGAATTTGCCCTTGAAAGACCGTGCTTTGTCTCTGGCTGCATTCATCCTGTTTTATTTAGTACACCTGGAATTCAGGCTCAACATAGATATTTTCTTGACTCTTTCCACCGTCCTGTTCTAGGACATGGTGTTTATTACAAAATACAGTTGTTAACTGTAATACAGTTCCTCTCCCAAGAGAAACTTGTGTTCTATCTCTAACTGTAGATAGATAATGCAATTGGAGAACTATATAAATGCAGTTCAAACATTCTGGAGCTGACATACTTTATTTCATAGTAGGCAgcatttaaataactttaattttattaagaaGCTGGAAAGAGATGAGCAGTTTTAGTTGCTATTTTCTGAATGTACAGCAGATGGTGcttaacaaatgttttaaagccAATGTATGAAAACAGCCAAGACCAGCAATATGAATTTTAATCATGCTTCATGgtctttttaattgaaaaagcagcaatttgAATGGAAAGCCCCCAACAGGATTGACTTAGTTTTTAGACTGACACACAACGTGCACAACGTTTGAAGGATGGGGATAAAACAACAGTTCTTCCAAAATGGCAGGATTGTTTCTCTCTTGATTGTTGCTCTTTCCCTCCAGGCTCATCAAGGCTTACTTAACTAATCGGAAAGATCCAAGCTCCCAAGTACTACTTGCCACATGgacaaaagaaagtgaagaaaattctGTGATGGGACCCAGCCTGATGCTCCTGATTTCTCACTGGGGGAGTATTTCTTCATACACGtcagtgaaataattttgttttgttttctctgctggcACCAACAGATTAGCCTGTGCTATGGCTGTGGGCAATCCTTTCCAAGTGTGGATGGCACCTGTCTCATGACTAACCCAGAACTTGCGTCATTGTTTCTCCTCTTGGTATCTCATTAGCAAGATAAGCAAGGTTCTGCAACTCCAAGGTGCTATTTATGTTCTGCAGTGTCAAAACTTCAAGATGTATCTCTAATAAGGCAGCTGTCATTACATATAAGTATAAGCTACCTTGAGCCAAGAGAATAATATAACAGCTTGCAATGAGTCAGGGTGCTAAGGAGAATTTACTGACATGCTTAGTAAGTTTTAACTAAGGTTTACTCTTTTTgaggcctcttttttttttctaaaagttcAATTTCTTATTacaaaaagatacatttttctgttttctgatgaaaGGACTCACAATGGAGAGGGAAATTCGCTGTGCAAAAATGCTGATAATCTACATTAAGAGtagaaatacaaacatttaCACCAGTCATTACTAGTTAGTTATGTATCAATCCCAACCTTGTCTGATCTCTTCTTAACCTGAAGGGCACTTAGCTTACAGCAGACTGTGAACTGCAGAATGACCATACAAAACTCATTAAGAAGACCTTTTAAGCCCACATTATTGGCCTAAAATCTCTGGATTTGCACTGATGTGAAAAGAGTGGAATGTTTTTAGATGCTCTACTTGGCTGCAAAATAGCTGGTCATACTACAGAGCTGCCACAAATTCAGGGTCAAAACTTGTCTCAGCGCTAATAGGGAATCAATTAACCGTTTCTGGAAGCCCCAGGAGCAGAGAGGATGGGGTACCCATACGTCTTAAGGTCATCTGTCCTCATCCTTGCCTGTGGCAGTTTTAAAGGCAAGCCAGCCCGATGCAGCTGCAGGCCTAGTGCTGGCGCTAAGACTCCTTTAAGGAACTGAACATATGAATTGGATGCTTTTCCACCACATCTGCATGGGGATGCACATGATGACCTGCCAGTTGGACTTGGATGCAGGAGTCTCACATCTGCAGTAGATTTACTAGGATTCAAAAACTGAGTGACTTGAAATACGGGCCTGATCAGATTAACTTTGAAAACACACAGTGCCGTGAGATGTTATGAATCATATCTACTAGCCTagatgggggggaaaaaacatcaGCTTTGCTGATTAAGCAAAGCCAGAGTTCAGGTTTGAGAGCAAAGGTGACTGGACCATTAATGATTCAGAGCCCCTGAGATACGAGTGGAAAGCCTGCCACCAATTCAGCAAAGAGGCTGAGGATCCAGTAGGACCATATGTGCAAACGGTCCCTTGTTTCTTGCTCTGGAGCTGAAGAGGGACTGCTGCTGCAAGCATCTCTGTGGCATATGACGGCATGATTGTTCACAGGCAATGGGAAATGATGTGAATTTATCTGAGATGTAGCCAAACAGAAATGGCAAAGTTTTCTCTGAAACCACTGTAAAAACAGACAATTAAAGGAGCCTCTGTTCAATGATCCTAAGGATGGTTCTAGGAGTAAGCAATTACAGCCAAGGTTGTTTGGAGCCTGTGTGCAAGCGTCAGTTTAACCAccatctgcagctgctggcccaCTTTCTCCCTTTGTTTAACTTTCTAttctccacaggctgctgcGAGCAGACCACAGCGCTGCTGAGGCAATAATCAATACTCCTCTAATTTCAACTCACTTGACACTGAGAAAGCCAAGTTTGATCTTGAACTTGTTGAAACAATCTGGGGCAACAGACTGGTTTCAGTTGCAGATCCATTATGATCataaagcagtaagaaaaagatTCATTGTCCGTTTTAATGGTGAAggttatttctcttttccccctAAAATCAGCATATCCCTTTCTGGTGTGGAGAATGATAGCGTTTCTCTACCTTGAGTCTTCCCAAGGTAATAACTCTCACCTCGAGCCAAATTCCTCCTGCCTACTTCTGTCCCTACCACAGCCTACAGCAAGCTGAACAGAAGCACACACCTGGCTCTCCACAGACCTGCTTCAAGGGATGGGGGGACTGAAGTAGCATTAGAAGGATCACTGAGTGAAGCCCTGATTAATCTGAAAGGAGCAAGCCTTACTGCTGTGTGCACCAGTAGCTGGTTAGGACCTGTGCTTTGAAACTTTCAGATTCGGGAAATCTGAAAGCTGCCATCGAGGGATGCTTATTCAGTGTCACAGTTTCcaatggaggggaaaaaataatgaaaagttgAAAGTTAAACTAAGCTACCTTGCAGCAATACTTGTTGTCTAAATTATGTCTCCTTTGCATGTCTGAGAAATCAGGACACAGACACTGTGAGATAGGAACCTGCCTGGCTTCAGGCTGACTTGGAGCTGGAGATAATAGGGTGTTCCTGGGAGCAGATGGTATTGGGATACATCATTTAAAGATGTACGAGTTGCTATTTTCTTTACCTTTGGGTTTATCTCCACCACTGTGAGCTGCAACAACCAAGCTGAATGAAAGTGACTTACGTTGGTGAAGTTAAACAACTCTAAGTGCCTGATGGCTTGGAGACATAGTATAAAAAGAAACTCTTACATCAACCACTTTGACCATTGAACTGGCTCTTGAGGTGTCCTTCAAGGCTGTGGGTGGCTGCTATTCAGCCTGCATCCAAGCTCAGCTCTCACTGAAACTGACAGGTATGCCACACACTTATtcagagagaacagaaaggCAATTAcacatctttttattattattgtcaatTGGATCAACAGAAATCACCTTCTCAAGGCATGGAGCAGGATGACTAAAATCTGAGCAGGAACTCTACAGTGAAATGGCAGCAAAGATGGAGCGGGGGCATTGATTTCATTGAAGCTGTGTGTGAAAGGAATCAGAAAGCAGGCAAACAGCAGGACAAGGTATTGTGAAAGTGAGACTGGAAGGGGATAAGAAAAGCTTGTGGTGTCCAGGGCTTCTTGGAAGGAAGACTTTATCCATGTACAACTGTGTTTATAAAAGCCATACTTTCCCATCTTTGTACATAAACAAGACTACCTTATCGAAAACAGTAAGTCCTTACTGCAGCCAAACAAATATGACCTACATAATCAATTTCTAAGAAACAAAGTTTCATGTTGTGCCTAATTGCTTAAGGATTAACacttagggggaaaaaaaaaagcaggtgcTTGGACTGGATGCTCAGTAGCCTAAGTTTATGGAATTTATTTGTGGTGTAGCTTCAGAGCAATACTAGAAGCCATACCAGCTGGTGTAACATGACATAGTTGTTCAGTTCCTTTCATTATAAATCAGCAAACCATTTAGGGCACTGTCTACACCTTGTAAATACACCTGACCTGTTGAAACAATCATCTTCTCCCTGCAGGAGCACACTATGATCAGGAATCATTAGAAGAACAACATTTACGGAGTTCTGATGGTCCACACCTAGCTCGGCAGTCCTTGCAAGCACAGGGTTTCCTTTCACAGGCCCTAATGCTCACCTTTTGTATGGTCTCTCATCACCTCCCACTGCTGTGGCCTTCTATTTGGGGTTTAATGGCTGTGGCTCAGCTTGAACAGATGAACATGGAAGACTTGCTAGGTAGCTCACAGTTCAGCCTCAGGTCAGTGCTATAGAACTGTCTGCTGTAAGGTACAGATGACAGCTTTACACCAGTGCTTTATGAAAAGACTATAAAGAAACTTTTCCAGACCCTCTCCTTCATGATTATCTATCAGTATGGCAGTGAACAGGGTGCTCattaaaacctttatttttaaatagaaaaggcCTTCCCttcgtggttttttttttttttttttttttttttttttttttaagaaaaaacagttattaGCCAAATAACCTGTTTGCTTAAATCACTATTACTTCCGTAGATCTGCATCAACTCCCCTTGACATATCCTAGATTAGGAAAAGCATTCATTCAGAGGTAAGCAGATATGAATTTCTCTTTAAACTAGCCCAAAAAGCAGAGCCAGATCTGAATGCTGGTCTGATGAGAACTCAATGGGAAAATCCAGCTTAGACTGCAGCAGGATTGACTCTGCACAGTCTTAATAGGCAGCTCTGGATCAGAAACACGAACTGTAGATCCAGCTCCAAAGCTTGCGCTTCTTTTTAATGCCTGGCTGCTATTACCACAGACAAGCAAAGCATAGACCCCAGATTTGGCTGATCTCTTTATTAACTTATCAGTTGTAAACAAGTAGATTCTACAAGTTCTTGTGTTGTGATACTTCCCAGCAGCCACACTCAACTATTCTAACTTGTTAGCTTGTTCCAGATAGTCTAGAAAGCAAATCAGCCTCTACTGAAAGACGGGACAACCGGCTTTTCACAATTAGGGGTGAATCCATGACAAGACATTTCTAAAGTTTGTTACAAGCGATGACTGAATGCTATGACAACCCCGAATGTTCACCTCCGTATTGGAATAAATAATGATTATATTATCAGGGTGATGTGAAATATTGACTACAAATGCATTATAAATGCTTTCCCCTCTGTAATTGCATGGGCAAGATTAACTGAAACTCTATAGGCTGCTATAATTTTTGTGATAGTTTGTAACTATACTTTATGGAACTTGTAATAAATTACCTATACTAGCAGGAAATAAAtcagaacagtttttatttgGACTGTTAAGAAGCCAATAGTACATTTCTAAAAAGATATATACACTGTTTATGGcatttaaaacaagtaaaaatattgttttggtTATTTTGAAGGTAAGTAGCAACTCTGCAGTCATTCTTTGCAAATCGTTTTCATTAGCTGTAAGCAATCTACATAGATTTTCACACCTGTACATTTAATTGTAAAGAAAGTTTGAATAGAGTAGAtcaaaagttcatttttagaaaactgttatggcatgaattttgttttaagggTACTTATACcattagctaaaaaaaaaaaaaaagattcagatgGGTAACTTTGAAGACTGTATTTATGTGAACTGCCTTCACTAGCTGTAAATAACTACAGACTTTGCTCTGAATGATAAAAGGTGATTTGAATTCTTTGTAAACCAGTTAGTTCTCACAAAGTAGTAATGGTCAAGGGGGGGAAACTGTAAAACCTATTAACAGATTAAAGCgtaacttttgttttgttttgtggaggTCTTTGTCAACAAGAAATGAGTAAACAACGGATTTGGCTTGGAAGGTAGTAAGGTTGGGATCTGTTTTGGAGTTTGCAACCGTAGCTATAAAAGGAATGTAAACCTCTTTTCTTTGAGGACTGTCTGGCAAAGACGGCCACATCTCAGGCAGCAGCGCTTCTCAGTTTGGCAGACATTTCACTTCAGGCTTTTCTCCCAGCAGAATGGCGAACACTAAATGCAGCATAGCAAGCCAGAACCATGCTCCTCCTTGGCACTCATCAGGCCGTGACTACAAACACAGGCAGACAGTGCAGTCACGTCCCTATAACCTCTGATGGGGCACGCAGGTTCTCATCTCTTTGACGTAGCTGGTGCCCGAGTCCACAAGCTGCACGCTATTGCGCTCTGAGCCCCATGCTTCAGCCAGCTTTCCTTGGGGTGTCATCCTGACATGCAAACGAGGCACTGGCCGCACCAGGTAAGGTTTCATCGTATGCTCTGTGCAGTGAGGCTTCAGTATGGTTCCAAGGCGGCCAACACCCTGAAGCGTCCAGACAAGCCGGACCTGGGTCACCACCCGGCGGATGCCAAGCGTGCCAAGGGCTCTCATCGCGAGTGCTGCAGGGCGAAGGCACACTTCTTGTAGGCAGCGTACAGCAGCAGGATGGCGCGCAGCATCCTGCGGCACATGGCGGCGGCCAGCCGGGCCTCGGCCTCCCGCAGCCCGCCGGGTCCCGGCTGCCGCGGGGCCACCACCCGGCAGAAGGCCGAGCGCTCCGATACCCGCAGCGAGCCGCTCCAGCGCGGCGGCTGCGCCGTCACCGGCCGCCCGAAGACGGCGTCGAGGCCCCGCAGCCTCACGGCCTGCGGCCgccgcagcgccgccgcccggccccgcagcccgcccgccgccgccgccagcggCGGCAGGCAGGCCCCGCGGAAGGGGTGCGCCGAAATGGCGACGGCCTggggagcgggcggcggggcgcccCGCAGCCAGCGCAGCGCCTCGTCCAGGGGCGAGCGGGGCGCCCAC
The genomic region above belongs to Cygnus atratus isolate AKBS03 ecotype Queensland, Australia chromosome 2, CAtr_DNAZoo_HiC_assembly, whole genome shotgun sequence and contains:
- the FANCD2OS gene encoding FANCD2 opposite strand protein, which produces MAGGYQLWAPRSPLDEALRWLRGAPPPAPQAVAISAHPFRGACLPPLAAAAGGLRGRAAALRRPQAVRLRGLDAVFGRPVTAQPPRWSGSLRVSERSAFCRVVAPRQPGPGGLREAEARLAAAMCRRMLRAILLLYAAYKKCAFALQHSR